The Brassica oleracea var. oleracea cultivar TO1000 chromosome C6, BOL, whole genome shotgun sequence genome includes a region encoding these proteins:
- the LOC106297120 gene encoding MATH domain and coiled-coil domain-containing protein At2g42465-like gives MWNGDGTVEFNGFRVLYSEVEYVRRIFERHPETAMNLRPKNQLVKNAYMNTLLDLIDIVCLAPQELTEEELRDAENTLMDLVGVGFELDWLKRKLEELCVKKTKMEARGARMRELDRMIVEQRQVLLALEVERKNEENEAVSDSARLGFEDVV, from the exons ATGTGGAACGGTGATGGAACAGTGGAGTTTAATGGCTTCCGAGTTCTCTATTCAGAG GTAGAGTATGTAAGGAGAATCTTTGAAAGACATCCAGAAACCGCAATGAATCTTCGTCCAAAGAACCAGTTGGTAAAGAATGCCTACATGAACACTCTCCTCGATCTCATCGACATTGTTTGCTTAGCTCCTCAGGAGCTCACGGAGGAAGAGCTAAGAGATGCTGAGAACACGCTTATGGATTTGGTAGGGGTAGGTTTCGAGTTGGATTGGTTGAAGAGAAAACTTGAAGAGCTTTGCGTGAAGAAGACGAAAATGGAAGCACGCGGTGCCCGCATGAGGGAACTTGATAGAATGATTGTGGAACAGAGACAAGTGTTGCTTGCGCTTGAAGTTGAAAGGAAGAATGAAGAGAACGAGGCTGTTTCCGACAGTGCTCGTCTTGGTTTCGAGGATGTTGTTTGA